DNA from bacterium:
GCAGGGGACAGATGAGAAAGGGAGAAACGGAGAAGAAGAGGAGACACGAGGCACTATACCTGAATTTGCCTTCAACCTTGAGCCTAATTACGGACACGGATACCGGACACGATTCACGAATTTTCAGTGTTTCATCCGTGTCCATCTGCGGCTGAATAGTTACTTTAGGAGTTTTTGGTGAAAGGGTTTTAGGTGGTTGATGATTTAGGATGCACAGAGTTCACTAATCTCTTTTCTCTTTTATCTTCGCTGTTTTTCCTTTTCTATCTCTTAAATAATACAGTTTAGCCCTGCGGACAATCCCTTGTTTTGTAATTGTAATTTTTTGGATAGAAGGGGAATAGACGGGAAAAGTTTTCTCTACGCCTATGCCATAAGAAATGCGTCTAATGGTAAAGTTTTTCCCAATACCTTCTCCTCGTTCTCTAATAACAGTTCCTTCAAAGTTCTGAACGCGGTGTTTTTCTCCCTCGACGATTTTGATACTTACCTTGACTGTATCTCCCGGGTTAAAACGGGGTATTTTTTTCTTTAATTCTGGTAAAGCATCTTCTGTAATTAACATTTCTTTACTACTCATTTTTAATTTTAATCTCCTTTCTTTTGGAAGTAGAGAGTAGCAAGTAGAGAGTAGAGAGATTTTTTGTTTGACTTTTTATTCTCTCTACTCTCTTCTCTCTACTCTCTACCCTCTACTTCCTTGTATCTGTTGTAGTAACTTTTTATCCTCTACTGATAATATTGCTTTTTCTAAAAGGTCAGGTCTTTTAGTTAATGTTTTTAACAAAGCCTGTTTTTTTCGCCAGAGCCTGATTTTTTCATGATTACCCGAAAGTAACACTTCAGGGACTTTCAATCCCCTAAAGTTTTGTGGGCGAGTGTACTGGGGGTGAGCTAAAAGTTGGCAAGCAAAGGAATCCGAGTTTAAAGACTCCAGATTTCCCAGAACACCTGGAATAAGTCTGATGATAGCATCAATTATCACCAAACAAGGTATCTCACCCCCGGTCAGAATGTAATCTCCAATCGATATCTCTAAATCAACTATCTTCTCAACTATTCTCTCATCTACACCTTCATAATGTCCACAGATGAATATTAAATGGTTTTCTGCAGACAGAGTTTTTGCTATTTCCTGATTAAATACCTTCCCCTGTGGTGTAAGAAGAACAACTAACCCTGGTGCTAATGACTCAACTGTTTTAAAGACTGGTTCTGCTTTAATGACCATTCCCGGGCCGCCTCCATAAGGGGTATCATCTACAGTTTGGTGTTTATCATCAACAAAATCTCGCGGGTTATGTAAATCAATTTCTACTAACCCTTGAGTTTGTGCTCGCTGGATGATACTTGTTTTTAATGGACTATCAAAAAACTCCGGGAATAGTGTCAGAATATCAATTTTCAATTTGAACCTTTCTACCTTATTCCAGAATCTCTAACACTGCCCTTGTCATAGTTTTAGCCGCGGCCGCATTAATTACTATTCGGATGGCTTTAATGATTCTTCCTTGTTTCCCAATGACCTTACCAATGTCCTGCTGAGCTACTTTCAACTCCAAAATAATTGTTTTTTCGCTTTTTACTTCGTTAACTTTAACCTCTTCTGGTTTATCCACTAATGATTTAACGATATACTCGACTAGCTCTTTCATTTTATTCATCCCTCCAATTTCTTTTTAGATTTAGTTTTTGTCTCATGAAATTTGCACATCACACCTATTTGCTTAAATAGTCTTTGCACAGTTAGACTT
Protein-coding regions in this window:
- the rplS gene encoding 50S ribosomal protein L19; protein product: MSSKEMLITEDALPELKKKIPRFNPGDTVKVSIKIVEGEKHRVQNFEGTVIRERGEGIGKNFTIRRISYGIGVEKTFPVYSPSIQKITITKQGIVRRAKLYYLRDRKGKTAKIKEKRD
- the trmD gene encoding tRNA (guanosine(37)-N1)-methyltransferase TrmD, with amino-acid sequence MKIDILTLFPEFFDSPLKTSIIQRAQTQGLVEIDLHNPRDFVDDKHQTVDDTPYGGGPGMVIKAEPVFKTVESLAPGLVVLLTPQGKVFNQEIAKTLSAENHLIFICGHYEGVDERIVEKIVDLEISIGDYILTGGEIPCLVIIDAIIRLIPGVLGNLESLNSDSFACQLLAHPQYTRPQNFRGLKVPEVLLSGNHEKIRLWRKKQALLKTLTKRPDLLEKAILSVEDKKLLQQIQGSRG
- a CDS encoding KH domain-containing protein encodes the protein MKELVEYIVKSLVDKPEEVKVNEVKSEKTIILELKVAQQDIGKVIGKQGRIIKAIRIVINAAAAKTMTRAVLEILE